One part of the Ictidomys tridecemlineatus isolate mIctTri1 chromosome 13, mIctTri1.hap1, whole genome shotgun sequence genome encodes these proteins:
- the LOC101958026 gene encoding coatomer subunit zeta-1 → MEVLILEPSLYTVKAILILDNDGDRLFAKYYDDTYPSVKEQKAFEKNIFNKTHRTDSEIALLEGLTVVYKSSIDLYFCVIGSSYENELMLMAVLNCLFDSLSQMLRKNVEKRALLENVEGLFLAVDEIVDGGVILERDPQQVVHRGALRGEDVPLTEQTVSQVLQSAKEQIKWSLLP, encoded by the coding sequence ATGGAGGTGCTGATTTTGGAACCCTCCCTGTATACTGTCAAAGCCATCCTGATTCTGGACAATGATGGAGACCGACTTTTTGCCAAGTACTATGACGACACCTACCCCAGTGTCAAGGAGCAAAAGGcctttgaaaagaatattttcaacaaGACCCATCGGACTGACAGTGAAATTGCCCTCTTGGAAGGCCTGACGGTGGTGTATAAAAGCAGCATCGATCTCTATTTCTGTGTGATTGGCAGCTCCTATGAAAATGAGTTGATGCTTATGGCTGTTCTGAATTGCCTCTTTGACTCCTTGAGCCAGATGCTgaggaaaaatgtagaaaaacgAGCTCTGCTGGAGAACGTGGAGGGGCTCTTCTTGGCTGTGGATGAAATCGTAGATGGAGGGGTGATACTAGAGAGGGATCCCCAGCAAGTTGTACACCGGGGGGCATTGAGGGGTGAAGATGTACCCTTAACGGAGCAGACCGTGTCTCAGGTGCTTCAGTCAGCTAAAGAACAGATCAAGTGGTCACTCCTCCCGTGA